A genomic region of Synechococcus sp. NOUM97013 contains the following coding sequences:
- a CDS encoding DUF3303 domain-containing protein, translated as MQMYLADCVFPEIEGQLAAYKSFCELWDSGEMAKLDNFDGFEMLFRVHAPGAGRVTILFKAESDAQIFEHFAPWRAQFGIEMDFTPVIGCQDVVDYHKKLFAKMS; from the coding sequence ATGCAGATGTATCTCGCGGATTGCGTTTTCCCTGAGATTGAAGGCCAACTGGCTGCTTACAAGAGCTTCTGTGAGCTGTGGGATTCAGGCGAAATGGCAAAGCTGGACAACTTTGATGGCTTTGAAATGTTGTTCCGCGTGCACGCCCCTGGCGCTGGCCGAGTGACCATCCTCTTCAAAGCTGAAAGTGATGCTCAAATCTTTGAGCACTTCGCGCCATGGCGTGCTCAGTTCGGCATTGAAATGGACTTCACTCCTGTAATCGGTTGTCAGGATGTGGTTGATTACCACAAGAAGCTTTTCGCCAAGATGTCCTAA
- a CDS encoding tRNA (5-methylaminomethyl-2-thiouridine)(34)-methyltransferase MnmD: MSHPLGELSALQTADGSLSLHSERFDEAFHSSVGALAEAEAKFVRPSQLERFCGAGSLRVLDVCVGLGYNSAAVMNALPKQNAPALQWWGLELDPRPLSLALTHHSFCTLWSPEVLRRLEQLNRNSSWTDRQSEGTVLWGDARSTVKDLPEQWQADLILMDAFSPGRCPELWSEEFLGALAKRLAAGGRLLTYSRSAAIRGSLRRAGLELRSLQPAPGQRLEWSSGTLATKPGGPKPLAYRGPGWNPLCTMEEEHLNTRAAVPYRDPDGHDDAKQIRIRRVQEQQTCRSESTSAWQRRWRNNMLK; encoded by the coding sequence TTGAGCCACCCGCTCGGTGAGCTCAGCGCGCTGCAGACAGCAGATGGAAGCCTGAGTCTTCATAGCGAGCGATTTGACGAAGCCTTTCACAGTTCCGTAGGCGCGCTCGCTGAAGCAGAAGCCAAATTTGTCCGACCATCCCAACTGGAACGGTTTTGCGGAGCGGGCAGCTTGCGGGTTCTCGATGTGTGCGTCGGACTCGGATATAACAGCGCCGCAGTGATGAACGCACTGCCCAAGCAGAATGCACCAGCCCTTCAATGGTGGGGACTGGAGTTGGATCCACGCCCTCTGTCTTTGGCGCTGACTCACCACTCTTTTTGCACGCTCTGGTCCCCAGAAGTGTTGAGGCGACTCGAGCAGCTCAACAGGAACAGCAGCTGGACCGACAGGCAATCAGAGGGAACCGTTCTCTGGGGCGATGCCCGAAGCACCGTGAAGGACCTTCCTGAGCAGTGGCAGGCAGACTTGATCCTGATGGATGCCTTCTCGCCCGGGCGATGCCCTGAACTCTGGAGCGAAGAGTTTCTCGGTGCCCTCGCCAAGCGACTGGCCGCTGGAGGAAGGCTGTTGACGTATTCCAGATCGGCGGCGATCCGAGGGAGCTTGCGTCGCGCTGGGCTGGAGCTGCGCTCCTTACAACCAGCCCCTGGACAACGGCTGGAGTGGAGTTCCGGAACTCTGGCCACAAAACCGGGTGGACCAAAACCTCTCGCCTACAGAGGCCCCGGATGGAACCCGCTGTGCACGATGGAGGAAGAACATCTCAACACCAGAGCAGCGGTGCCCTATCGAGATCCCGATGGTCACGATGATGCAAAGCAGATTCGGATAAGACGTGTACAAGAGCAACAAACTTGCAGAAGTGAAAGCACCAGCGCCTGGCAGCGCAGGTGGCGCAACAACATGCTCAAATAA
- the aroA gene encoding 3-phosphoshikimate 1-carboxyvinyltransferase, translating into MPGTTEEARPLKSGGSLSGHVRVPGDKSISHRALLFGAIAEGQTTIEGLLPAEDPISTAACLRAMGVTISPIKDGETITVQGVGLDGLQEPSEVLDCGNSGTTMRLMLGLLAGRDGRHFVLSGDASLRRRPMQRVGQPLSMLGAEVRGRGGGNFAPLAVAGRKLRGAIVGTPVASAQVKSALLLAALTADGATTVIEPAHSRDHSERMLKAFGADLEVGGEMGRHISVRPGATLTGQHVVVPGDISSAAFWLVAGALVPGADLTVENVGLNPTRTGVLEVLQQMGAQIEVLNERDVAGEPVGDLRVTHGPLKPFVFGEEIMPRLVDEVPILSVAACFCDGESRITGASELRVKETDRLAVMARQLKAMGADIDEHDDGLTIRGGRPLRGVSLDSETDHRVAMSLAVAALLAEGDSTLMRSDAAAVSYPTFWDDLKRLHR; encoded by the coding sequence GTGCCGGGAACCACTGAAGAGGCCCGTCCACTCAAATCCGGTGGCTCCCTCAGCGGTCACGTGAGAGTTCCTGGGGATAAATCCATCTCACACCGTGCATTGCTGTTCGGTGCCATTGCTGAAGGACAAACAACGATCGAAGGTTTGTTGCCAGCGGAAGACCCGATCAGCACCGCTGCTTGCCTGAGAGCAATGGGGGTGACCATCAGCCCCATCAAAGATGGAGAAACCATCACCGTGCAGGGGGTTGGCCTTGATGGGCTGCAAGAGCCCTCGGAGGTGCTCGATTGCGGAAATTCCGGCACCACCATGCGTCTGATGCTGGGTTTGCTGGCCGGCAGGGATGGCCGCCATTTCGTTCTGAGCGGTGATGCATCCCTGCGCCGGCGACCCATGCAACGGGTCGGCCAGCCCCTGTCCATGCTTGGAGCCGAAGTCCGAGGCCGCGGAGGCGGAAACTTCGCCCCGCTGGCAGTCGCTGGTCGCAAGCTGAGAGGGGCCATCGTCGGTACCCCCGTCGCCAGTGCGCAAGTGAAGTCAGCGTTGTTGCTAGCGGCACTGACCGCTGATGGGGCGACCACCGTGATCGAACCGGCTCATTCCAGGGACCACAGCGAACGGATGCTGAAAGCCTTCGGGGCGGACCTCGAGGTGGGGGGAGAAATGGGGCGTCACATCAGCGTTCGGCCAGGCGCAACCCTCACGGGCCAGCATGTTGTGGTACCGGGTGACATCAGTTCAGCAGCCTTCTGGCTGGTGGCCGGTGCTTTGGTGCCCGGCGCCGATTTGACGGTCGAAAACGTGGGCTTGAATCCCACCCGCACTGGAGTCCTCGAGGTGCTTCAGCAAATGGGAGCACAGATTGAAGTGCTCAATGAGCGGGATGTCGCAGGGGAACCTGTAGGTGATCTCAGAGTCACCCATGGCCCCCTCAAGCCCTTCGTGTTCGGGGAGGAAATCATGCCCCGCCTGGTGGATGAAGTGCCGATCCTCAGCGTTGCAGCATGCTTCTGTGACGGAGAAAGCCGCATCACGGGCGCTTCAGAACTGCGGGTCAAGGAAACAGACCGACTGGCTGTGATGGCACGACAGCTCAAAGCGATGGGTGCCGACATCGATGAACACGACGATGGGCTCACCATCCGGGGTGGCCGTCCGCTGAGGGGGGTATCCCTCGACAGCGAAACTGATCACCGCGTGGCCATGAGTCTGGCGGTGGCGGCATTGTTGGCGGAAGGTGATTCAACCCTGATGCGCAGTGACGCCGCAGCCGTGAGTTACCCCACGTTTTGGGATGACCTCAAAAGGCTGCACCGTTGA
- a CDS encoding iron uptake porin, whose protein sequence is MKLFKQLLVAPAALGLLAPVAAGATEVNVAGVADYASSSSGSSLEQVTSITQFSDVYPTDWAYQALSNLIERYGCVAGYPNGTYRGNRAMTRFEAAALLNACLDRVTEVTDELKRLMKEFEKELAILKGRVDGLEARVGELEATQFSTTTKLRGKVDFVMGGVSYTGEDYDLGEGKDYRGEDAVTFNYRTTLNLNTSFTGKDLLYTRLRAGNFGEGAFSGKGYTGNQTQLDVAKETGNTLKVDKLWYQFPVGDDLQVFVGPLIENYYMLGAAPSVYRQILKQFKLGGYYGVYGASTAPGAGVVWKPNSNVNPFDPKFSISLNYTAKGGASSDPQKGGIGTDASRGKFLAQVAYGGPQWSLSAAYAYIQNGATVGYGTPLGASTTVVGGSDSSFSRGFKDANAVALRAWWQPQESGWIPSISAGWGLTSFNSNDYDLTEFEISPKETSQDWMVGLGWKDAFIKGNLLGFAIGQPQFETARDSGTPDDGNYAMELFYQFQVTDNISVTPAAFYVSRPFGELTGTNDSYGGKGAESFGTFGYLVKTSFKF, encoded by the coding sequence ATGAAACTTTTCAAGCAACTGCTGGTTGCTCCCGCTGCCCTGGGTCTTCTGGCTCCTGTGGCCGCCGGTGCGACTGAAGTCAACGTTGCCGGTGTTGCCGACTACGCCTCGAGCTCTTCAGGGAGCAGCCTCGAGCAGGTCACCAGCATCACTCAGTTCTCTGATGTCTATCCGACGGACTGGGCTTATCAGGCTCTGAGCAACCTGATCGAGCGCTATGGCTGCGTCGCTGGCTATCCCAACGGCACCTACCGCGGCAACCGTGCGATGACCCGCTTTGAAGCGGCCGCACTGCTGAACGCTTGTCTCGACCGCGTCACCGAAGTGACCGATGAGCTGAAGCGCCTGATGAAGGAGTTCGAAAAGGAGCTCGCCATCCTCAAGGGCCGCGTGGACGGTCTGGAAGCGCGCGTGGGCGAACTGGAAGCAACCCAGTTCTCCACCACCACCAAGCTGAGAGGCAAGGTGGACTTCGTGATGGGTGGCGTCAGCTACACCGGTGAGGATTACGACCTGGGCGAAGGCAAGGACTATCGCGGTGAAGATGCGGTCACTTTCAACTACCGCACCACCCTGAATCTCAACACCAGCTTCACGGGTAAGGATCTGCTTTATACCCGTCTGCGCGCTGGTAACTTCGGCGAGGGTGCTTTCTCCGGTAAGGGTTACACCGGCAACCAAACGCAGTTGGATGTAGCCAAGGAAACTGGCAACACCCTCAAGGTCGACAAGCTCTGGTATCAATTCCCAGTCGGTGATGACCTTCAGGTTTTTGTTGGTCCTCTGATTGAGAACTACTACATGCTCGGTGCTGCTCCGAGTGTGTATCGCCAGATTCTCAAGCAGTTCAAGCTTGGTGGTTATTACGGCGTTTATGGCGCTTCCACAGCTCCCGGTGCTGGTGTCGTCTGGAAACCGAATAGCAACGTCAATCCTTTCGATCCCAAGTTCAGCATTTCTCTGAATTACACCGCTAAAGGGGGTGCAAGCTCAGATCCTCAAAAAGGTGGTATTGGCACCGATGCCTCCAGGGGTAAGTTCTTGGCGCAGGTGGCTTATGGCGGCCCACAGTGGTCTCTCTCTGCGGCCTATGCCTACATTCAAAACGGTGCAACGGTTGGCTACGGAACCCCTCTGGGTGCTTCGACCACCGTTGTTGGTGGCAGTGACTCCTCCTTCTCCCGTGGCTTTAAAGATGCCAACGCCGTTGCTCTGCGTGCCTGGTGGCAGCCTCAGGAGTCGGGTTGGATTCCCAGCATCAGTGCTGGTTGGGGTCTGACATCGTTCAACAGCAATGATTACGACCTGACTGAATTTGAGATTTCCCCGAAGGAAACATCGCAAGATTGGATGGTGGGTCTTGGTTGGAAGGATGCTTTCATCAAGGGCAACCTGCTGGGATTTGCCATTGGCCAGCCTCAGTTCGAGACAGCTCGCGATAGTGGTACTCCCGATGATGGTAACTACGCCATGGAGCTGTTCTATCAGTTCCAGGTGACTGACAACATCTCAGTCACTCCGGCCGCCTTCTATGTCTCCCGTCCATTCGGTGAACTGACAGGCACCAATGACAGCTACGGTGGCAAGGGTGCTGAATCTTTTGGCACCTTTGGCTATCTGGTGAAGACCTCCTTCAAGTTCTGA
- a CDS encoding Fe2+-dependent dioxygenase: MNHLKLPLLSREQCESIINLLNQAEWVDGRTTAGAQASTGKINKQVEHSSPERIEIQTIAQTEMWKNPAIKSFCLPRKLHRFQISKTSKGGGYETHVDNAYMSSGRSDLSFTLCLSDANSYKGGSLEVDSISDSTELALQQGEIVIYPSTTLHRVKKVTDGERIVCVGWIESYIKSETDRVTLFQLDSGARGLLAKHGRSDELDQVFLAYTNLLRSLGT, encoded by the coding sequence ATGAATCACCTCAAACTTCCACTACTTTCACGAGAGCAATGCGAATCAATCATCAACCTGCTCAATCAAGCTGAATGGGTCGATGGCCGAACCACAGCTGGCGCTCAAGCGAGCACGGGAAAGATCAACAAACAAGTCGAGCATTCATCACCAGAACGCATCGAAATTCAAACCATCGCCCAAACAGAAATGTGGAAGAATCCAGCCATTAAAAGCTTCTGCTTGCCACGAAAACTGCATCGTTTTCAGATAAGTAAAACAAGTAAAGGTGGTGGCTATGAAACCCATGTCGACAACGCCTACATGAGCAGCGGAAGAAGCGATCTCTCCTTCACACTCTGCCTTTCCGATGCCAACAGCTACAAAGGGGGAAGTCTTGAAGTTGATAGCATCAGCGACTCCACCGAGCTAGCGCTTCAGCAAGGTGAGATCGTGATTTACCCCAGCACGACATTGCATCGAGTCAAAAAGGTCACCGACGGTGAAAGAATTGTCTGCGTTGGCTGGATCGAGAGTTACATCAAAAGCGAGACCGATCGCGTCACTTTGTTTCAACTCGACAGTGGTGCACGTGGACTGCTCGCCAAGCACGGACGCAGTGATGAATTGGATCAAGTGTTTCTCGCGTATACAAATTTACTGAGATCATTAGGAACCTAG
- a CDS encoding extracellular solute-binding protein, which produces MKFLAASLLASLAFMPLSIHAREVRVYSGRHYNTDRQSYKAFTEQTGIKVRLIEASGISLVERLKREGSNTKADVIILVDAARINNAAKAGLFQPIASSKLKSEVPSRYRDPGNRWFGLTRRVRAIVVNPNVVNPAKVRTYAQLASPDLKGKLCLRNRKNVYNQSLVADQLALRGEASTKAWLKGVTANVAQPYFSGDIGLIRAVAQGKCGVGVVNHYYLARMLSGVNGTKDQQLARQVSIVMPNPAHVNISAAAVSRYAKNKPEAIQLIEFLASPNGSAGLAGPTYEFPLRGVGSSTYLKGMTKFTPDNVTVSQLSAFNPQAIRLMAQAGWK; this is translated from the coding sequence ATGAAGTTTCTCGCTGCCTCCCTGCTCGCGTCGCTCGCCTTCATGCCGCTATCGATTCATGCACGGGAAGTTCGTGTTTATTCAGGGCGTCACTACAATACGGACCGGCAGAGTTATAAGGCTTTTACAGAACAAACAGGCATCAAGGTTCGCCTGATTGAAGCCTCGGGGATCTCGCTTGTTGAACGTCTTAAGCGTGAGGGCTCCAACACGAAGGCCGATGTGATCATCCTTGTGGATGCCGCGCGCATCAACAATGCGGCAAAAGCCGGTCTGTTTCAGCCGATTGCATCGAGCAAACTTAAATCTGAGGTCCCTTCTCGCTATCGAGATCCGGGCAATCGTTGGTTCGGCCTGACGCGCAGGGTTCGGGCGATTGTTGTCAATCCAAACGTCGTAAATCCAGCCAAGGTGCGGACCTATGCCCAGCTGGCATCCCCGGATTTGAAGGGCAAGCTCTGCCTCAGGAATCGCAAAAATGTCTACAACCAGTCCTTAGTGGCTGATCAGCTCGCACTCAGAGGTGAAGCGTCAACCAAGGCTTGGTTGAAAGGGGTGACAGCGAATGTCGCGCAGCCCTATTTCTCGGGAGATATTGGGCTGATTCGTGCGGTTGCCCAAGGCAAGTGTGGCGTGGGCGTCGTCAATCACTACTACTTGGCCCGCATGTTGTCAGGTGTGAATGGCACCAAAGATCAGCAGCTTGCGCGCCAGGTGTCGATCGTGATGCCCAATCCTGCTCACGTGAACATCAGTGCAGCAGCCGTCTCTCGCTACGCCAAAAACAAACCTGAAGCGATTCAGCTGATTGAATTTCTGGCATCGCCCAATGGCAGCGCTGGTCTTGCTGGACCGACATATGAATTTCCCCTTCGTGGCGTGGGTTCGTCGACTTACCTGAAGGGCATGACCAAATTCACGCCCGACAACGTCACCGTCTCTCAGCTGAGCGCCTTCAACCCCCAGGCGATTCGGCTCATGGCCCAGGCCGGTTGGAAATGA
- a CDS encoding UbiD family decarboxylase, with protein sequence MALFSPGPGTRDLRAFIQLLEERGQLRRITAPVDPDLELAAIADRVLASGGPGLVFENVIGSSMPVAVNLLGTVERVVWSMGLEHPQQLEELGERLALLQQPRPPKGLGETKQFARVFWDLVKARPDLDLLPPCRQQVFEGDAVDLNNIPLIRPWPGDAGGVITLGLVITKDPETGVPNVGVYRLQKQSVNTMTVHWLSVRGGARHLRKAAAMGKKLEVAVAIGVHPLLVMAAATPIPVQLSEWLFAGIYAGEGVRLSRCKTLDLKVPSHSEVVLEGTITPGEVLPDGPFGDHMGFYGGVEDSPLVRFHCMTQRRDPMFLTTFSGRPPKEEAMLAIALNRIYTPILRQQIPEIKDFFLPMEALSYKLAVISIDKAYPGQAKRAAMAFWSALPQFTYTKFVVVVDSHINVRDPRQVVWAIAAQVDPQRDLFTLENTPFDTLDFASEQLGLGGRLAIDATTKIGPEKNHEWGEPLSRPEELEQKVTDRLEELGLSDISNQEPNPELFGYLLDQLISNRPGP encoded by the coding sequence ATGGCTCTGTTCAGCCCCGGCCCGGGCACCCGGGATCTGCGCGCTTTTATCCAGTTGCTGGAAGAGCGGGGACAGCTCAGACGCATCACGGCCCCCGTTGACCCCGATCTCGAACTGGCCGCCATTGCGGACCGGGTGCTGGCCAGCGGTGGTCCTGGTCTGGTGTTCGAAAACGTGATCGGTTCTTCCATGCCGGTGGCCGTGAACCTGCTGGGCACCGTGGAACGCGTGGTGTGGAGCATGGGCCTGGAGCACCCCCAACAGCTCGAAGAACTGGGAGAACGGCTGGCTCTGCTGCAGCAACCGAGACCGCCGAAGGGTTTGGGGGAGACCAAGCAGTTCGCCCGGGTGTTCTGGGATCTGGTAAAAGCCAGACCTGATCTGGACCTTCTTCCTCCCTGCAGACAGCAGGTGTTTGAAGGGGACGCGGTCGACCTGAACAACATTCCTCTGATCAGGCCCTGGCCCGGCGATGCCGGCGGTGTCATCACCCTGGGACTTGTGATCACCAAAGACCCCGAAACAGGGGTTCCGAACGTCGGGGTGTATCGACTGCAGAAGCAATCGGTCAACACCATGACCGTGCACTGGCTCAGCGTTCGTGGCGGTGCTCGCCACCTGCGCAAAGCGGCGGCCATGGGCAAGAAACTGGAGGTAGCTGTTGCCATCGGCGTTCACCCCTTGCTGGTGATGGCCGCCGCGACTCCCATCCCGGTGCAACTGAGTGAATGGTTGTTCGCGGGAATTTATGCCGGTGAGGGCGTGCGGCTGAGCCGTTGCAAAACCCTGGATCTCAAAGTGCCCAGCCACAGCGAAGTTGTGCTGGAGGGAACGATCACTCCCGGAGAAGTGCTCCCCGATGGTCCCTTCGGTGATCACATGGGGTTCTACGGCGGCGTCGAGGATTCGCCCTTAGTGCGCTTTCACTGCATGACGCAGCGGCGCGACCCAATGTTTTTGACCACGTTCAGCGGCCGCCCTCCCAAGGAAGAGGCAATGCTGGCGATCGCCCTGAACAGGATCTACACGCCGATTCTTCGGCAGCAGATTCCCGAGATCAAGGACTTCTTCCTGCCCATGGAAGCCTTGAGCTACAAGCTCGCCGTGATCTCCATCGACAAGGCCTATCCAGGGCAAGCCAAACGCGCAGCCATGGCGTTCTGGAGTGCCTTGCCGCAGTTCACCTACACCAAATTCGTGGTGGTGGTCGACAGCCACATCAACGTTCGAGACCCACGCCAGGTGGTGTGGGCCATCGCCGCACAGGTGGATCCTCAACGCGATCTATTCACCCTCGAAAACACGCCCTTCGACACTCTGGATTTCGCCAGCGAACAACTGGGGCTCGGCGGTCGGTTGGCCATCGATGCCACCACCAAGATCGGACCGGAGAAAAATCATGAGTGGGGCGAACCGCTGAGTCGGCCTGAGGAGCTCGAGCAGAAGGTGACGGATCGCCTTGAGGAACTCGGGTTAAGTGACATCAGCAACCAGGAGCCGAATCCAGAGTTGTTCGGCTACCTGCTGGATCAACTCATTTCCAACCGGCCTGGGCCATGA
- a CDS encoding 2-phosphosulfolactate phosphatase family protein, whose product MQVSYFHVASDVPESVGTADGPDAAVVIDVLRATTTIAWALHNGAEAVQAFADLDQLRAEADAWPAERRLLVGERGGSKIAGFDLGNSPVAVTPEVVQGKRLFMSTTNGTRALQRVRGVSCLLTVSLPNRRAVAERLLQERHQQILILGSGWEGTYSLEDSLAAGALAALLVEAGAAVANDELQAALALWRQWEHDPEACLRTASHGQRLMGLGNHDADFSCCAGLDQLPVVPTQVEPGVLRAIRV is encoded by the coding sequence ATGCAGGTTTCCTATTTCCACGTGGCCTCGGATGTGCCCGAGTCCGTCGGGACCGCTGATGGGCCTGATGCCGCAGTGGTGATTGATGTACTGCGGGCCACGACCACCATCGCCTGGGCCCTTCACAACGGCGCTGAGGCCGTGCAGGCGTTTGCCGATCTCGACCAATTGCGCGCCGAAGCCGATGCCTGGCCTGCCGAGCGCCGTCTTCTGGTGGGTGAACGCGGTGGCAGCAAAATTGCAGGCTTTGACCTGGGTAATTCACCGGTGGCGGTGACTCCCGAGGTGGTGCAGGGCAAGCGGCTATTCATGAGCACCACCAATGGAACGCGGGCTCTGCAACGTGTCCGAGGGGTGTCCTGCCTGCTCACGGTGTCACTCCCCAATCGACGTGCCGTTGCGGAGCGACTGCTTCAGGAACGCCATCAGCAAATCCTGATCTTGGGAAGTGGCTGGGAAGGCACCTATTCCTTGGAGGACTCTCTGGCCGCCGGTGCTCTCGCTGCCTTGCTGGTGGAGGCCGGTGCCGCTGTCGCGAACGATGAACTCCAGGCTGCCCTGGCGCTGTGGAGGCAGTGGGAGCATGACCCTGAGGCCTGTTTACGCACGGCATCTCATGGTCAGCGCCTGATGGGTCTGGGCAATCACGATGCCGATTTCAGCTGTTGTGCCGGCTTGGATCAGTTGCCGGTGGTGCCCACGCAGGTGGAGCCCGGTGTCTTACGAGCTATTCGTGTCTGA
- a CDS encoding carbon-nitrogen hydrolase family protein has translation MRDFLAAAVQLTSSSDPERNFAAAEEQIDLATRRGAELIGLPENFAFIGDDARRLEIAPTLAEQASRFLVTMARRYQVVILGGGFPVPVGDDAHTYQRAQLVGRDGQILSSYDKIHLFDVDLPDGSSYRESAGFSSGAELPPVVDVPGLCRVGVSICYDVRFPELYRHLIGAGAELLMIPAAFTAFTGKDHWQVLLQARAIENTAYVLAPAQTGTHAGRRQSHGHAMVIDPWGTVLADAGVSAGAAIAPVDLDHLQRIRTQMPCLQHRRTALF, from the coding sequence GTGCGTGATTTCCTGGCTGCGGCCGTGCAACTCACCAGCAGCTCCGATCCCGAGCGCAATTTCGCCGCTGCCGAGGAACAGATCGATCTCGCCACACGCCGTGGCGCTGAGCTGATCGGCTTGCCCGAAAACTTTGCCTTCATCGGTGATGACGCGCGGCGGCTGGAGATTGCTCCAACTCTTGCGGAACAGGCTTCGCGCTTTCTCGTCACCATGGCGCGCCGCTACCAGGTGGTGATTCTTGGCGGAGGCTTCCCTGTTCCCGTCGGGGACGATGCGCACACCTATCAGCGGGCCCAACTGGTGGGTCGTGATGGTCAGATTTTGTCCAGTTACGACAAGATCCACCTCTTCGACGTCGACCTGCCTGATGGCAGTTCCTATCGGGAGTCCGCAGGCTTCAGTTCCGGGGCTGAACTGCCACCTGTGGTGGATGTGCCAGGACTGTGCAGGGTGGGGGTGTCCATTTGCTACGACGTGCGCTTCCCTGAGCTCTACCGACATCTGATCGGAGCAGGAGCTGAGTTGCTGATGATTCCCGCCGCCTTTACGGCCTTTACGGGCAAGGATCACTGGCAGGTGCTGTTGCAGGCCCGTGCGATTGAAAACACGGCCTATGTGCTCGCACCCGCCCAGACAGGAACTCATGCCGGGCGCCGTCAGAGCCATGGTCACGCCATGGTGATTGATCCGTGGGGAACGGTTCTGGCCGATGCCGGGGTCAGTGCCGGTGCTGCGATTGCCCCGGTCGATCTTGATCATCTCCAGCGCATCCGCACGCAGATGCCCTGTCTGCAGCACCGCAGAACTGCCTTGTTCTGA
- a CDS encoding N-acetylmuramoyl-L-alanine amidase, with product MPRLPRRLSALLVAAAVQSTGLLWSLPARAASALAAWSLGSDGVLQLRTATGARLDAFFEAGEAGRGPRVWIDFPGELSRPRKLRGSGPVREVRLGKPNPGATRLVVEFQPGVQLDPGQLRLIGTSPDRWKLMFEGLPTRGLRTIGEGDLNRASSGQWGGVRIQPTKTPVNAAGLPDVPRGRYRVVIDPGHGGPDPGAVGIRGIREAEIVLDISLQVARLLEAKGVQVTLTRTAEVDVDLPPRVALANRLGATAFVSIHANAISMSRPEVNGIETFYFSDPRSARLAAHIQQQVLNVSPGSPNRGVRKGRFFVIRRTTMPSALVETGFVTGNIDSPRLADPAHRRRLSLAIATGILEYLQGLR from the coding sequence ATGCCTCGGCTTCCCCGTCGTCTCAGTGCTCTGCTGGTCGCTGCTGCCGTGCAGTCCACAGGATTGTTGTGGTCTTTGCCAGCCCGTGCTGCCAGTGCTTTGGCGGCCTGGTCACTGGGCAGCGACGGTGTGTTGCAGCTGCGGACGGCCACGGGTGCACGCCTGGATGCTTTTTTCGAAGCGGGTGAAGCGGGCCGGGGGCCCAGGGTCTGGATCGATTTCCCAGGGGAGCTGAGTCGACCTCGCAAACTGCGCGGTTCCGGCCCCGTTCGTGAGGTCCGTCTGGGCAAGCCCAATCCGGGCGCGACTCGGCTGGTGGTGGAGTTTCAGCCTGGGGTTCAACTCGATCCGGGGCAGCTTCGGCTGATCGGCACGTCACCAGATCGTTGGAAGTTGATGTTTGAGGGCCTGCCGACCCGGGGGTTGCGCACCATTGGCGAAGGTGATCTGAACCGTGCCAGTTCCGGTCAGTGGGGCGGCGTGCGCATCCAACCCACCAAAACGCCTGTGAATGCGGCGGGGCTTCCTGATGTGCCGCGCGGCCGTTATCGGGTGGTCATCGATCCGGGCCACGGTGGACCTGACCCTGGGGCCGTGGGAATTCGAGGCATTCGTGAGGCTGAAATTGTCCTGGATATTTCCCTGCAAGTGGCTCGCTTGCTGGAAGCCAAGGGTGTTCAGGTCACCTTGACGCGAACGGCTGAAGTGGATGTGGACTTGCCTCCGCGCGTCGCTCTGGCCAACCGCCTCGGTGCCACGGCCTTTGTGAGCATTCACGCCAATGCGATCAGCATGTCGCGCCCCGAGGTGAACGGCATTGAGACCTTCTACTTTTCTGATCCGCGCTCCGCGCGTCTGGCTGCCCACATTCAGCAGCAGGTGCTGAATGTGTCGCCCGGCAGTCCGAACCGTGGTGTTCGCAAGGGCCGCTTTTTCGTGATCCGCCGCACCACCATGCCCTCGGCCCTGGTGGAAACAGGATTTGTGACCGGAAACATCGATTCGCCGCGCCTGGCCGATCCAGCACATCGGCGTCGTTTGTCACTGGCGATCGCCACCGGCATCCTCGAGTATCTGCAGGGCCTGCGATGA